In the genome of Candidatus Promineifilum breve, the window CGGCTACGCCTACTACCTGGAGAACGCCGACCTGCTGACCATCATCAGCATCGACGGCGTGGCCCCCACGGCCGAAACGGCCGAGGATGGCACCTACCCGCTCTCCCGCCCGCTGTTCATCTACAGCGACGCGGCCATCATGCAGGAAAAGGCGCAGGTCGCCGACTTCATCAACTTCTACCTGACCTACGTCAACGAAGAGATCACCGACGTGGGCTACTTCCCGGCCAGCGACGACGCCCTGAACGCGGCGCGCGCCAACTGGCTGGCGGCCATGGGGCAGTAAGACAGTGAACAGTGGGTAGTGGGCAGTGGGCAGTAAGACTGCCCACTGCCCACTAACCACTATTAAAAAACCTTGTTACACTTGGGACACTTGGGAACCGAGCATCCGGCGGGTTCATGCGTTTTGACAAATAAATACGGATATAGGCTCGTAGGTGGAGCTTCCAGCTCCACTTCCCCCTAGCGGGTGGAACTGGAAGTTCCACCTACATGGGTATCCGAATTGACAGGATTGAACCCACGGGATTTCACCACGCGATTGAACCCACGGGTTTGAACCCGCCCCGGCGTATCCGTCCAATCCGTGGATATCCGTGTAATCCGTGTCAATCCGTGGTTAATTCATTCCTCTACAGCGCGAAGCGAGACAGACTGGCGAGGAATACAGAAATCGGGTTTTCAAAGTTTGTAGTAAGCAACTTTAGTTGCGTTCTTAAGAGTCGGCGCTAAAGCGCCTGACTACGAACAAAGTGTGGGCAGTACAGAAACCGGGTTTTCAAGAAAAAACCCGGTTTCATGAGCGAGCAAGCCTATGAGCAGTGAGGCTTTAGTGAATCAATCGGCGCGAGCAGCGAAAAACGAAGAGATCGACGTCGCCGCCCAACTCGCCAGGCGCCCCCGCGTCGGCGAGCGCATCATCGAGGGCCTTCTCTTCGCCGCCGGGGTCATCTCTATTCTGACCACGGCCGGCATCGTCCTGGTCCTCTTCCGCGACGCCATCGACTTCTTCCTGCTGGACGAAGTGACCCTGACCGAATTCCTGACCGGCACGCGCTGGCTGCCCCAGGGCGGCGCGTTCGGCATCTGGCCGCTGTTGACCTCGACCCTGGTCGTCAGCGCCATCGCCATGCTGGTCGGCATCCCGTTGGGCTTCTTCACGGCCATCTATTTGAGCGAGTACGCCTCGCCCCGCTTCCGCGCCATGCTGAAGCCGGTGCTGGAAATCCTGGCCGGCATCCCCACCGTGGTGCTGGGCTACTTCGCCCTGACCTTCGTCACCCCCTTCCTGCGCTCCATTTTCGGCGATGAGGTGGTGAAAATCTATAACATGGCCTCGGCCGGCATCGTCGTCGGCATCCTGACCGTGCCGCTCATCGCCAGCCTCAGCGAGGACGCGCTCCACGCCGTGCCCGATTCGCTGCGGCAGGCGGCCTATGGCCTGGGGGCGACGCGCATGGAGGCCAGCCTGAAAGTCGTGGCGCCCGCGGCGCTGTCGGGCATCTCGGCCGCCGTGGTCGTGGCCGCCTCGCGCGCCGTGGGCGAGACGATGATCGTGGCCCTGGCCGCCGGGGCGGGGCCGAACTTCACCCTCAACCCGTTCGAGTCGGCCGAGACGATGACCGGCTACATGGTGCGCATCAGCGGCGGCGATTTGAGCTACGGCTCCATCGATTACCAGAGCATCTTCGCCATCGGCCTGGTCGTCTTCCTGCTCACGCTGCTGCTCAACATCGTCAGCCAGCGCGTCGTCAAGCGCTTCCGCGAGGTGTACGAATGATCGGCGGCAACAACATCGCCCATCGGGTGCGGGCCGATCTCTACCCCGAGGGCGAGGAAGTCAACGCCCTGATCCACAAGCGCCGCCGCACCGGCATGATCTGGCGCAACATCTTTCGCGGGGCCACGCTGGCGGCGATTGTCATCCTGTCCATCCTGCTGATCAAGATCCTCAACGACACGGTGGGGCTGGTGGCCGAGGAGAGCGTCGTCAGCGAGAGCGCTCTGCTGGCCGCCTGGGCCGAATCGAGCGGCACAACCCCCGTCGCGGCGCTGGGCGATCTGGCCTATGACGACCTGGTGGCCCTCTATGCCGCCAACGTCAGCCGCGGCCGCTGCCGGGCCGTGGAGCGCGAGCAGCGCTTCTTCGCCGATTCATTCGCCTGCGAAGACCCCGACCTCTTCGCCCAGGTCTGTGCCTCGGACACGCCGGCCGCCGCCTGCGCCCTGGGGCCGCGCGACGCCGCCGGTGTGCAGCAGCTCATCCGCGCCGACGTCATCCAGCCGACCGTGGTGGCGACGTGGAACGGCATCGAGTCGATCTTCAACCGCGAGGCCATCATGGCCGAGGCCGCCGCGCAATATCCCGCGGCCACGGTCTACTTCAAGTCGTGGCTGTCGTGGTCGTTCATCACCAGCCCGCAATCGAGCTACGCCGAGACGGCCGGCATCCGCACGGCCATCCTGGGTACGCTGTGGGTGGTGGGCATCGCCGTGCTGTTCAGCTTTCCGCTGGGCGTGGGCGCGGCCGTCTATCTGGAAGAGTACGCCGACAAGCGCAACCGCCTGACGGGCATCATCCAGACCAACATCAACAATCTGGCCGGTGTGCCGTCGATTATCTACGGCCTGCTGGGGCTGGCGGTGTTCGTGCGCCTGCTGGAGCCGCTGACCAGCGGCGCGCTGTTCGGCGTGACCACCGACGCGGCCTCGGCCAACGGCCGCACCGTGCTGTCGGCCGGGCTGACGCTGGGCTTGCTGGGGCTGCCGGTCATCATCATCAGCGCCCAGGAAGCCATCCGCGCCGTGCCCGGTTCGCTGCGCCAGGCCAGCTACGGCCTGGGGGCCACGCGCTGGCAGACGGTGCGTAGCCACGTCTTGCCCAACGCCATCGGCGGCATCCTGACCGGCGTCATCCTGTCCATGTCGCGCATCATCGGCGAGACGGCCCCGCTGGTGGTCATCGGCGCCTCGACCTATATCACCGCCGACCCCACCGGCCCGTTCTCCAAATTCACCACCCTGCCGTCGCAAATTTACCAATGGACGGCCCGGCCGCAGGAAACCTTCCGCGACCTGGCGGCGGCGACCATCGTTGTGTTGCTGCTGCTGCTATTGATGCTGAATGCCACGGCCATCTATTTGCGCGACCGCTATAGCCGGCGGTTGGGTTAATCCGGCTTAGACCTCTGAGGTCTCAGAAGACCTCAGAGGTCTGGAGATTGAAATGACGACTCATCCTAATGGCGATTTCGCCATCGAGGCCCGCGATCTGAACATCTTCTACGGCCAGTTCCGGGCTGTGAAGAATATCGACCTGCAATTTCGGCCGCGGCAGATCACGGCCCTCATTGGCCCGTCGGGCTGCGGCAAGAGCACCGTGCTGCGGGCCTTCAACCGCATGAACGATCTCATCCCGTCGGCCCGCGCCGAGGGGGAGATCCTTTTCCACGGCAAGAACATCTACGACGACGACGTCGATCCGGTCGAAGTGCGCCGCCGGGTGGGCATGGTCTTCCAGAAGCCCAACCCGTTTCCCAAGACCATCTACGAAAATGTGGCCTGGGGGGCGCGCATCAACGGCTTCAAGGGCAACAAGGCCGACATGGACGCGCTGGTGGAGCAGACCTTGCGCGACGCGGCGGTGTGGGACGAGGTGAAGGACAAGCTGGGCCAGAGCGGCCTGTCGCTGTCGGGCGGCCAGCAGCAGCGGCTGTGCATCGCCCGCACCATCGCCATCCGGCCGGAGATCATCCTGATGGACGAGCCGGCCTCGGCCCTCGACCCCATCTCCACCCTGCGTATTGAGGAGCTGATCCAGGAGTTGAAGCAGAACTACACCATCCTGATCGTCACCCACAACATGCAGCAGGCGGCACGGGCCTCGGACTTCACCGCCTTTTTCAACATGGACAGCGACCGCGCCGGCTATCTGGTGGAGTATGGCCCCACCAGCGACTTGTTCACCAACCCGAAGAATGAACTGACCGAGCAATATATTACCGGGCGATTCGGATAAGAATTGGCCACGGATTTAGACGGATGGTACGGATTAATACGGAAAAGAATAACCGTAACCATCATTAAGAAATGGCGACGGATTACACGGAACATACGGATCAGAACGGAAAAGAAAATCCGTTTTTTCCGTCTTAATCCGTAGCCAATTCTGGAGCCAATTCTGGAGCAGCAACTATGCGCCAAACATTCGACCGCGATCTACAACGCCTGCAAGACGAGGTCTTGCGGATGGGCAGCGAGGTGGAGGAGCATCTGGTCACCGTGACCAACGCCTTCCTGGCCCGCGACGCCGTGACTGCCCAGCGCATGATCGACGCCGACAAGTCGATCAACGAGCGCCGGGTGCAGGTCGGCCTCGACGCGCTGACCCTCATCGCCATCCAGTCGCCCATGGCCCGGGACATGCGCCTCATCGCCGCCATCCTGGAGATCGTCGGCGAACTGGAGCGCATCCATGATTATGTCAAGGGAATCGGCAAGATCAGCCTCAGCCTGGGGCGCGAGCCGATCCCCGCGCCGCTGGCCCGCGACCTGCCGGAGATGGCGGAGATCGCCCGCGAGATGCTCTTCCAGGCGCTGAAGGCCTTCGCCAACCGGGACGAGACGCTGGCCCGGCGCGTGCCGGCCATGGACGATCGCGTGGACGAGTTGTTCAACCATCTCTACGGCGAGATCGTGGCCCTGGTGACGGCCGACGCGACCCAGATTCACCGCGCCAACCAACTGGAGTGGGCGCTGCACAATATGGAGCGCTCGGCCGACCGGACGATCAACATCTGCGAGTGGGTAGTCTACATGGTAACCGGCGTCTACTCGGAGATGAGCATGGGCGAGTATGAGGCCCCGCCGGGATAAGAGAACAGAAGAGAATCCACAGATTTCACAGATTGCACAGATTGAAGAGAGAGAATCCGCAGATTGGGCAGATTAGGCAGATTTCAAGAGGTTGAATCCGCAGATTTCGCAGATTACGCAGATTTTGCCGAGGCATCAACCGCGAGTCACGCCGATGACAATTCAATGGTCAGCGGCGCTCGTCATTCGTCATTCGTCATTCGTCATTCGTAATTCGTAATTCGTAATTCCTATGACTGCAACCATCGAAATATTCAAGTACGAAAAGAATGTGGCCGAATTCGCCGCCGGGGCAGCGGTATTCTCTCTGGGCGATGCCGGCGATCTGATGTACGTCATCCAGAGTGGCGAGGTCGAGGTCAGCGTCAACGGCCGCGTCATCGACACGCTGGGGCCGGGCGGCGTGTTCGGCGAGATGGCCCTCATCGACCACGCGCCGCGCACGGCCACCGTGACGGCCAAGACCGATTGCCGCCTGGTGCCCATCGACGAGCCGCGCTTCCTGAACCACGTCCACCGCACGCCGTTCTTTGCCCTACAGGTGATGCGCATTATGAACGAGCGGCTGCGGCGGCGGATGAGTGATGCTGGATAATGAGAGTAACACATAGGAACACAGAGGGACACAGAGGAACACAGAGGGACACAGAGTAACACAGAGCAACAGAGAGAATAAATCGGTCTCTTACTCTCTGTGCTCTCTGTGTCCGCCCTCCGTGCTCTCTGTGTACTCTTAATTTGAGCATGAATGCCTTTTGGCTTTGTTGTTGGCTAATCATGGCAACGTTGGCGGTGGGCTGCACCAGCCCCGCGGCCGACGCGCCGGCGATCCTCTTCCTGCGCCCGCCCGACGACGGCGGCGCGGGCCAACTGTTCGTGCAACCCCTCGGCGGCGACGCCCGCCAACTGACCGGCACGGCTGACCCTAGCGCGCCGGAAGTCATCGACTACGCCCCCGCGCCCGACGGCGAGCGGATTGTCTACGCCACACAGGCCGGAAGCGACACGGCCCTGCGGCTGGTTGAACCGGACGGCGGCGGCGACCGGCTGCTGCTGGAATGCCCGGCGGCCGAATGTGCCGCGCCGGTCTGGTCGCTCGACGGCCTGCGGCTGCTGTTCGAGCGGCGGCCACTGGACGACGGCCTGCCCGGCCAGCCGCGCCTTGTCTGGCTCGACCCGGACACGGGCGCGACCCAGCCGCTGATCACCGGCGCCCCCCCGGCCCAGGGCGCGCGCTTCTCGCCGGGCGGCGACTGGCTCAGCTACGTCTCGCCGGGCGACGCGGGCATCGTTCTCTACCGGTTGGCCGATGGCGCGCAACGGCTGCTGCCCAGCCGGGCCGGCGCGCCCGCGGCCTGGAGTCCCGACGGCGCGGCCGTGGTCTATGGCGACCTCGTGCCCACCGCCCACGCGGGCGACGCGGCCGGCGCGCCGCCGCTGGAGACGGCCGGGGTCTACCTCTATCGCACCTTGTTGGCCGAAGAGGGGTCGCGCCAACGGCTCAGCCCGGAAGCGGCCGTCAGCGACAGCGCGGCGGCCTTCGCGCCCGACGGCCAATGGCTGGCCTTCACCCGCGCCCCGGCCGAGACGGACGCCGCCCGGCAGCTGTGGCTGATGCGCCCCGACGGCAGCGAGGCGCGGGCGCTGACGGCCGACGCCGCGATCAGCCACGGCCCGCCGCGCTGGTCGGCCGATGGGCGGACGCTGCTCTACCAGCGGCTGGACGCCTCCCCCGAAACCACCTCCACACCTCGCCCCTCAATCTGGCAACTCGACATAGCTACAGGCGCGGCGACGCTGGTGGTAGAGGATGGATATTTGCCGGTGTGGTTGCCGTAGAGAAGATTAGTATAATAGTCAGCGTTATGCCCACAGTTCTTCGAGAAGGTCGTTATCGGTTCGCCTTTTTTAGCAATGAAAATCGCGAACCGCCGCATGTGCATGTAAAAGTTGGTGATGACCAGGCTAAATTCTGGCTCGATCCGGTTGAATTGGCCGTCAATTATGGGTTTAAGGCCCATGAGTTAAACGAGATGGAGCGCATTATCAATCGGCATCAAGCCGATTTCCTGGAGGCATGGTATGAGCACTTTAGCTGAGACGAATCTCACCATTAAACGAACATTCCGCCGCGCCTACGTGCCCCAGACGGCGCTCGCCCAATCCATCGAATTTGCCGACGACTTGATGCAAGTATCTTTGACGGACGGCCGCATCATCAGTGTGCCGGTCATCTGGTTTCCATTGCTTCACGAGGCCACGCCCGAACAGCGAACGCGCTACGAGATCGGCGGCGGCGGGGTCAGTTTGCACTGGCCGGAGATAGACGAAGACCTGTCAGTGGCCAGTTTGCTGGCTGGTGGGGATTGGCAATCGGCATAAAGTGCGTTCGATTTTCCCCCTAGAAACCGATAGAAACCGAGTTTTCAAGAAAAAACTCGGTTTCGGGGGCGGGATACCATCCCGCCCTACAACTCGCCGGTTGACATGTCCCCCACCGGGCCTATACTGTACTGTGCAGGTAGAAGCAGGCCAACCGTTCCTTCCCATCCTCACCCGTCGGCCGTCTGCCTGGTTTGATCACCCTTTTTTCCGGCGCGCGGCGGCCGATGCGGTCGCCCTGACTCACTGATCCCGGCTGCGGATCAGCCTTTCCGCGTAAGAGTCGTCTATTCCCCCACCTCCAGGAGGTTCCCATGTCCCTCATATCCGTCAATCGGTCGCGCACGGCCCGCGTGCTGTTGTTCGTCGTGCTGTTGGCCGGCGTCTCGCTGCTGTCGGCCGCGCCGCAAGCCTACTACAAGCTGAGCACCAACGGCCCGCTGCCCATCGGCGGCGACGTCGGCGATTTTCTCATCAGCGCCGACGGCCAAACCACCGTCTACCGCGCCGGGCAGGAGGTGGACAACCGGCGCGATCTCTATGCCGTCCCCACCGACGGCAGCGGCGACCCGGTCAGGCTCAGCGCTCTGCCGGACAGCGGCCGCAACGTGGACTTTTTCGCCATCAGCCCCGACAACGCCCACGCCGTCTATCTGGCCGACCAGGATACCAACGGCCTGGTCGAATTGTACAGCGTGCCCCTCGACGGTGGGCCGCCGGTCAAACTCAACGGGCCGCTGGTCGAGGACGGCGAGGTCGATTGGTTCCAGATCAGCCCCGACGGCAGCCGGGTGGTCTACCGCGCCGAGGCGGACAGCGCCAATGTCACCGAATTGTTCAGCGCCCCCATCGCCGGCGGCGCGGCGGCCGTCAAGCTGAACGCTCCCCTGCCGCCCGACGGCGCGGCCTATAACTTCGCCATCTCGCCCGACAGCCTCTACGTGGTCTATGTCGGCGACCAGACCACGACCGACGTGGGCGAACTGTATCGCGTGCCCATCGGCGGCGGCGAGCCGGCCAAACTGAATGACCCCCTGCCGCCCGGCGGCAGCGTCTACGACTTCAAGATCAGCCCCGACAGCGCCACCGTCCTCTATCTGGCCGACCAGGACAGTAATGATGTGACCGAGCTATACGCCGTGCCCCTGGTGGACGACGTGGCCGCGTCGCAAAAGATCAATGGCCCGCTGACGCCGGGCGGCAACGTGGGCTTCGGCAGCACGTTCTACATCAGCCCCGACAGCCAACGCGTGATCTATCTGGCCGATCAGGACACCTATAACGTCTTCGAACTGTATAGCGCGCCCATCAGCGGCGGCTCGTGGATCAAGCTGAACGGGCCGCTGACCCCCGGCGGCGGCGTGAACTGGATCTGGCCGCCGCTGATCAGCCCCGACGGCAACCACGTCGTCTATAACGCCGACCAGGATACCAACAACGTCGATGAGATTTTCAGCGTACCCATCGCCGGCGGGCCGCCGGTCAAGCTCAACGGGCCGTTGCTGGCGTTTTTGATCTACGACTTCGCCATCAGCCCCGACAGCAGCCGCGTCGTCTATCGCGCCTATCAGAGCAGCGCCCAGACCAATGAGCTGTATAGCGTGCCGCTGACCGGGGGGTCGTCGGTGAAGCTTAACTCCACGGTCTACTCCGGCGGCCACGTGAACGATTTCGAGATCAGCGCCGACAGCAGCCGCGTGGTCTACATGGCCGATAGCGGTCTGTCGGGCGGCAACCAACTCTTTCGCGTGCCGCTGGCCGGCGGCGGCGTGACGACGGTCAACGGCGCCATGACCGCCGGCGGTGCGGTGGATAGCTACGCCCTGGCCCCGGCCGGCAACAGCATCGTCTACGTGGCCGACCAGACGACCGATGACGTGCGCGAGATCTTCCGCGCCCCGCTGGCCTCGTCCGGCGCGGTGGTGCGCCTCAATGAGACGCTGGCCATCGGCGCGGACATCTGGGATTACGAGATCACCTCCGATAGCCAATACGTCTTCTATCTGGCCGACCACGACCGGCCGGAGCGCAACGACCTCTACCGGGCACGGCTGGACGGCAGCGACGACCCCAGCCGCCTGACCGCGATGTTTGCCGGGGCCTACACGATTAGCGACCTGAAAATCACCGACGACGCGACCCGGCTGGCCTTTCGGGTGGACACCAGCGGCGAACCGGAAGCGCTCTATAGCCTGCCGGTGGCCGGCGGCGCGCCGATCAAGCTGAATGGCGACCAGGAGCGGTTCCATTACTACGACCTCAGCGCCGACAGCGAGACGGCCGTCTGGCGCGGGGTCGAGCTGTCCGGCGGCCCGTATGAGGCGTTCAGCGCGCCGCTGGACGGCAGCGCCCCGCCCCAGCGGCTGAACGGCCCGCTGACCCCCGGCGGCGAGGTTGACGACGTCTACATCAGCCGCAGCGGCAACCGTGTGGCCTACACCGCCGACCAGGACATGGACGATGTGGTTGAACTGTATAGCGCCCCCAGCGGCGGCGGCGCGTGGGTCAAGCTGAGCCGCCCGCTGGTGGCCGGCGGCGACGTGGAGTTCTACGACTTCACCGGCGACGGCCAATGGGTCGCCTACGTGGCCGATGGGGACACGGATGAGGTGAGCGAACTCTACCTCGTGCCCAGCGACGGCAGCGCGGCGGCGGTGAAGGTCAACGCCCCGCTGGTCAACAACGGCGACGTGAATTGGTTCCAGTTCAGCCCCGACGGCGGCCGGCTGTTTTACTCCGCCGACGGCGACGTGGATGATCGCAACGAGCTATATGGCATCGCCCTGCCCAACCCCGGCGCGCCCTACAAGATCAACGGCCCGCTGGGGGCCAACAACACCGTCTACGATTTCGATTTCAGCTCCGACGGGGCGCTGGTGGCCTATATGACCCTTAACCAGAGTAGCGGGCAGGTCCAACTCTATAGCGTGGTCTTACCGGATGGCGCGCCGCTGAAGCTCAACGGCCCGCTGGCGGCCGATGAATCGGTGGGCTTTTTCGGCTTCAGCCCCGACGACAGCTATGTGGCCTTCACGATCTATCGCGGCGACTACGAGGACGCCATTCTCTATCGCGCCGACCCGTTGAGCGGCAACCGGCAACTGCTGGTTGACCCGCCGACCGGTGGCGTCAGCGACTTCCTGTTTACGCCGGACAGCGCCCGGCTGATCTATTCGGTCTACGAAGATGAGTATACCCACCGGGAACTGTGGGTCGTGGCGGCCGCGGGCGGGGCGGCGGCCAGGGTGAACGGCCCCATGGTGGCCGGCGGCGGCGTGGAGCGCTACGACCTCAGCCCCGACGGCCAACGCGTGGTCTACTCCGCCGACCAGGAGATCGACCAGGTGGATGAGCTGTACGCGGCGACCCTCCCCGACGAACCGGCGGCGGAGATGGCCGTCTACCTGCCGGTGGCAATGCGGTAGGGGGTCAGTGGGCAGTGGGCAGTGGGCAGTGGGCAGAACTGTCCACTGCCCACTACCTACTATCCACTGTCCACTATTGAAAATCTGTGAAATCTGTGTAATCTGTGGTTTCTATCTGGAGAAACCACATGAACGACCGACCGATCACCATTCTCTGCCTGGCCGGCTATGTCAAGGGGACGCGCTTCCTGACGGCCGCCAAAGACCTGGGCGCGACGGTGCTGCTGCTGACGAAGGAGAAGCTGGCCGCTGAAGAGTGGCCGCGCGAGAGCATCGACGAGCTGCTGTTGATGCCCGACATCCACAAGCGGCCCGACATCATCCACGCCGTCAGCTATCTGGCCCGCGGCCGGCAAATCGACGCCATCGTCCCCCTCGACGACTACGAGGTGGAGACGGCGGCCATGCTGCGCGAGCATCTGCGGCTGCCCGGCCTGGGCGAGACGGCCGCCCGCTACTTCCGCGACAAGCTGGCCATGCGCACCCAGGCCCGCGCCGCCGGCATCCCCGTGCCCGCTTTCTCGCCCACCTTCAGCTATGAGCGGCTGGCCGAGTTCATGGAGCGCACGCCGCCGCCCTGGGTGCTGAAGCCGCGCTCCGAGGCCGGGGCGATGGGCATCAAGAAGCTCCACACGCCGGGCGAGGTGTGGGATTGGCTGGGGCGGCTGGGCGATGAGCAATCGTTTTTCCACCTGGAGCAGTTCATCCCCGGCGACATCTACCACGTCGATTCGCTGGTCTACGACGGGCAGGTGCTCTATGCCCAGCCCCACAAGTACGCCCGCCCGCCGATGACCGTGGCCCATGACGGCGGCGTGTTCGTCAGCCGCACGCTGCCCGACGGGGAAGAGGCGCGGGCCATCCTCGAACTGAACGAGCGGCTGCTGACCGCCTTCGGGCTGGAGCGCGGGGCGACCCATGCCGAGTTCATCCGCGGCCGTGATGGGCAATTCTACTTCCTGGAGGTGGCGGCGCGGGTGGGCGGGGCCAATATCGAAGACCTGGTGGCGGCGGCCGGCGGGCTGAACCTGTGGGAGGAGTGGGCGCGGATGGAGATAGCCCACGCCCAGGGGCAACCCTACACCGTGGCCCCCACGCGCCACGCCTACGCCGGCATCCTCGTCTGTCTGGCCCGCCAGGAGTGGCCCAACACCTGGGGCTACGACGACCCGGAGGTGGTCTACCGCGTGGACAAGAAGCACCACGCCGGGCTGGTGGTGGCCTCGGCCGATGCGGGGCGGGTAGAGTGGCTGCTCGACTCGTATGCCCGGCGCTTTGCCGATGATTTTTTGGCGGTGTTGCCGGCGTTGGATAAGCCGGAGTAAGAAAGGTTTTAGGTGCTAGGTGCTAGGTGCTAGGGGAAGAGCGCTCTTCCCCTAGCACCTGGCACCTACTCCTCGGACAATTGCTGAATAAGTTGGTCTACCGCCCGCAATAGTGGGGGCAAGTCGTGGGTGATGGTATCCCACAGGATGTCATGATCGACGCTATCGTAGCCGTGGATGAGCCGATTACGCAT includes:
- the pstC gene encoding phosphate ABC transporter permease subunit PstC, yielding MSSEALVNQSARAAKNEEIDVAAQLARRPRVGERIIEGLLFAAGVISILTTAGIVLVLFRDAIDFFLLDEVTLTEFLTGTRWLPQGGAFGIWPLLTSTLVVSAIAMLVGIPLGFFTAIYLSEYASPRFRAMLKPVLEILAGIPTVVLGYFALTFVTPFLRSIFGDEVVKIYNMASAGIVVGILTVPLIASLSEDALHAVPDSLRQAAYGLGATRMEASLKVVAPAALSGISAAVVVAASRAVGETMIVALAAGAGPNFTLNPFESAETMTGYMVRISGGDLSYGSIDYQSIFAIGLVVFLLTLLLNIVSQRVVKRFREVYE
- the pstA gene encoding phosphate ABC transporter permease PstA, which translates into the protein MIGGNNIAHRVRADLYPEGEEVNALIHKRRRTGMIWRNIFRGATLAAIVILSILLIKILNDTVGLVAEESVVSESALLAAWAESSGTTPVAALGDLAYDDLVALYAANVSRGRCRAVEREQRFFADSFACEDPDLFAQVCASDTPAAACALGPRDAAGVQQLIRADVIQPTVVATWNGIESIFNREAIMAEAAAQYPAATVYFKSWLSWSFITSPQSSYAETAGIRTAILGTLWVVGIAVLFSFPLGVGAAVYLEEYADKRNRLTGIIQTNINNLAGVPSIIYGLLGLAVFVRLLEPLTSGALFGVTTDAASANGRTVLSAGLTLGLLGLPVIIISAQEAIRAVPGSLRQASYGLGATRWQTVRSHVLPNAIGGILTGVILSMSRIIGETAPLVVIGASTYITADPTGPFSKFTTLPSQIYQWTARPQETFRDLAAATIVVLLLLLLMLNATAIYLRDRYSRRLG
- the pstB gene encoding phosphate ABC transporter ATP-binding protein PstB: MTTHPNGDFAIEARDLNIFYGQFRAVKNIDLQFRPRQITALIGPSGCGKSTVLRAFNRMNDLIPSARAEGEILFHGKNIYDDDVDPVEVRRRVGMVFQKPNPFPKTIYENVAWGARINGFKGNKADMDALVEQTLRDAAVWDEVKDKLGQSGLSLSGGQQQRLCIARTIAIRPEIILMDEPASALDPISTLRIEELIQELKQNYTILIVTHNMQQAARASDFTAFFNMDSDRAGYLVEYGPTSDLFTNPKNELTEQYITGRFG
- the phoU gene encoding phosphate signaling complex protein PhoU yields the protein MRQTFDRDLQRLQDEVLRMGSEVEEHLVTVTNAFLARDAVTAQRMIDADKSINERRVQVGLDALTLIAIQSPMARDMRLIAAILEIVGELERIHDYVKGIGKISLSLGREPIPAPLARDLPEMAEIAREMLFQALKAFANRDETLARRVPAMDDRVDELFNHLYGEIVALVTADATQIHRANQLEWALHNMERSADRTINICEWVVYMVTGVYSEMSMGEYEAPPG
- a CDS encoding cyclic nucleotide-binding domain-containing protein, translated to MTATIEIFKYEKNVAEFAAGAAVFSLGDAGDLMYVIQSGEVEVSVNGRVIDTLGPGGVFGEMALIDHAPRTATVTAKTDCRLVPIDEPRFLNHVHRTPFFALQVMRIMNERLRRRMSDAG
- a CDS encoding TolB family protein, with protein sequence MATLAVGCTSPAADAPAILFLRPPDDGGAGQLFVQPLGGDARQLTGTADPSAPEVIDYAPAPDGERIVYATQAGSDTALRLVEPDGGGDRLLLECPAAECAAPVWSLDGLRLLFERRPLDDGLPGQPRLVWLDPDTGATQPLITGAPPAQGARFSPGGDWLSYVSPGDAGIVLYRLADGAQRLLPSRAGAPAAWSPDGAAVVYGDLVPTAHAGDAAGAPPLETAGVYLYRTLLAEEGSRQRLSPEAAVSDSAAAFAPDGQWLAFTRAPAETDAARQLWLMRPDGSEARALTADAAISHGPPRWSADGRTLLYQRLDASPETTSTPRPSIWQLDIATGAATLVVEDGYLPVWLP
- a CDS encoding DUF4160 domain-containing protein; translation: MPTVLREGRYRFAFFSNENREPPHVHVKVGDDQAKFWLDPVELAVNYGFKAHELNEMERIINRHQADFLEAWYEHFS
- a CDS encoding DUF2442 domain-containing protein, with product MSTLAETNLTIKRTFRRAYVPQTALAQSIEFADDLMQVSLTDGRIISVPVIWFPLLHEATPEQRTRYEIGGGGVSLHWPEIDEDLSVASLLAGGDWQSA
- a CDS encoding LpqB family beta-propeller domain-containing protein, whose product is MSLISVNRSRTARVLLFVVLLAGVSLLSAAPQAYYKLSTNGPLPIGGDVGDFLISADGQTTVYRAGQEVDNRRDLYAVPTDGSGDPVRLSALPDSGRNVDFFAISPDNAHAVYLADQDTNGLVELYSVPLDGGPPVKLNGPLVEDGEVDWFQISPDGSRVVYRAEADSANVTELFSAPIAGGAAAVKLNAPLPPDGAAYNFAISPDSLYVVYVGDQTTTDVGELYRVPIGGGEPAKLNDPLPPGGSVYDFKISPDSATVLYLADQDSNDVTELYAVPLVDDVAASQKINGPLTPGGNVGFGSTFYISPDSQRVIYLADQDTYNVFELYSAPISGGSWIKLNGPLTPGGGVNWIWPPLISPDGNHVVYNADQDTNNVDEIFSVPIAGGPPVKLNGPLLAFLIYDFAISPDSSRVVYRAYQSSAQTNELYSVPLTGGSSVKLNSTVYSGGHVNDFEISADSSRVVYMADSGLSGGNQLFRVPLAGGGVTTVNGAMTAGGAVDSYALAPAGNSIVYVADQTTDDVREIFRAPLASSGAVVRLNETLAIGADIWDYEITSDSQYVFYLADHDRPERNDLYRARLDGSDDPSRLTAMFAGAYTISDLKITDDATRLAFRVDTSGEPEALYSLPVAGGAPIKLNGDQERFHYYDLSADSETAVWRGVELSGGPYEAFSAPLDGSAPPQRLNGPLTPGGEVDDVYISRSGNRVAYTADQDMDDVVELYSAPSGGGAWVKLSRPLVAGGDVEFYDFTGDGQWVAYVADGDTDEVSELYLVPSDGSAAAVKVNAPLVNNGDVNWFQFSPDGGRLFYSADGDVDDRNELYGIALPNPGAPYKINGPLGANNTVYDFDFSSDGALVAYMTLNQSSGQVQLYSVVLPDGAPLKLNGPLAADESVGFFGFSPDDSYVAFTIYRGDYEDAILYRADPLSGNRQLLVDPPTGGVSDFLFTPDSARLIYSVYEDEYTHRELWVVAAAGGAAARVNGPMVAGGGVERYDLSPDGQRVVYSADQEIDQVDELYAATLPDEPAAEMAVYLPVAMR